A stretch of the Chanos chanos chromosome 1, fChaCha1.1, whole genome shotgun sequence genome encodes the following:
- the LOC115805726 gene encoding 60 kDa lysophospholipase-like: MTTEAFRKVFVLYTGGTIGMRYDAEGQLAPTSLKELKEFLIRMTILYEKKADETEAQARARIVSKEGWILLPQKVVDDCRPEDEKTKCHVHYKIEAMEPLIDSSNMVPEEWFEIARRIQAVEEQYDSFVVLHGTDTMAYTSSALSFILKDLKKPVILTGAQRSIFHPRSDAVENFIGTMLIAGCYSKTAALQKVTLCNDCKVFQGNRVCKFDCDSFRVFDSPNVKPLAYLDTIIKVRNPKSRSVGETISVKSQETARDGGLPDVRLLRFFPGIQEKYVRSVLEGADGVVLETFGSGNVPEHDWLKEALIEAKCRKVMMLNCTQVYKGTVQPIYETSEAGVVVGYDITPEAAMTKMIWTLKTFSNCEMRRKHQQEPLKHQGEALELEVLADWSNSSLPASEVIADINLNPPLDCSTGLAGAAGETVSGADTGPQEAAGAESRDWGTDKGTRKAA, encoded by the exons GTCAACTGGCGCCAACGAGTTTGAAGGAGCTGAAGGAATTTCTCATTAGAATGACCATTCTGTATGAAAAGAAAGCCGATGAGACAGAAGCGCAGGCCAGAGCACGCATAGTGTCTAAGGAAGGTTGGATACTCCTGCC TCAAAAGGTAGTAGATGACTGTCGGCCTGAGGATGAGAAGACAAAGTGTCATGTTCATTACAAGATCGAAGCTATGGAACCTCTGATCGACTCCTCTAACATGGTGCCTGAAGAATGGTTCGAGATAGCTCGTCGAATTCAG GCGGTCGAAGAGCAATACGAtagttttgttgttcttcacGGGACGGACACGATGGCGTACACTTCATCTGCTCTGTCATTCATTCTGAAGGACCTGAAAAAACCTGTCATTCTCACCGGGGCGCAG AGGAGTATATTCCACCCGCGCAGTGACGCTGTAGAAAATTTCATTGGTACCATGCTAATTGCGGGTTGTTATTCCAAAACCGCAGCTCTGCAGAAG GTGACACTTTGTAATGACTGCAAGGTCTTCCAAGGAAATCGAGTGTGCAAGTTTGACTGTGACTCCTTCAGAGTATTCGACAGTCCCAATGTGAAACCACTGGCCTACCTGGACACCATTATCAAAG tgcgTAATCCTAAGTCTCGCTCAGTGGGAGAGACCATTTCGGTCAAGAGTCAGGAAACTGCAAGGGATGGAGGTCTACCTGATGTGAGACTTCTACGATTTTTCCCTGGAATCCAGGAAAAATAC gtgAGGAGTGTGTTGGAGGGGGCAGATGGTGTCGTCCTAGAAACGTTCGGCTCGGGCAATGTTCCAGAACATGATTGGCTGAAGGAAGCTCTGATTGAGGCTAAATGCAGAAAGGTCATGATGCTCAACTGTACTCAAGTCTACAAGGGAACTGTGCAACCCATTTACGAAACATCtgag GCAGGTGTGGTGGTTGGCTATGACATCACACCAGAGGCAGCAATGACCAAAATGATTTGGACGCTCAAGACATTTTCCAACTGTGAAATGAGAAGGAAG CATCAGCAGGAGCCTTTGAAGCACCAGGGAGAGGCTCTAGAGCTGGAGGTTCTGGCAGACTGGAGCAACTCCAGCTTACCTGCCAGTGAGGTCATAGCAGATATCAACCTCAATCCTCCCCTGGACTGTTCAACTGGGTtggcaggagcagcaggagaaactgTGTCAGGAGCTGATACAGGGCCACAGGAGGCAGCAGGAGCTGAGTCCAGGGACTGGGGAACTGATAAAGGAACCCGGAAGGCTGCATGA
- the LOC115822541 gene encoding E3 ubiquitin-protein ligase NEURL3-like has product MRKIKELTNGHKCGGRCLGPLTFHTEAVGKLVTLSQNALRASRDVSSFRHGLVFSNRPVVKREKVYLRVERCIMAWHGAIRVGFTNVPPGSVTLPSLAIPDLTDQPGYTAMLVPEETCIPGSEIRFWVGSDGYLTVRAPDGLKYKVPSVNLNLNRPMWALIDVYGQTATVLLLGSKKKNQFGFHRSSCPLPHTPPNPTERGYVAITDDLVKKIQLRKKTEKTRENTNNCPLACLDNRSNTELETECVVCFSQRADTLLGCGHICMCLQCATRVYDQFGRCPLCRREIL; this is encoded by the exons atgagaaagataAAAG aGCTGACGAATGGACATAAGTGTGGAGGTCGCTGCCTGGGGCCGTTGACTTTTCACACGGAGGCTGTGGGGAAGCTGGTGACGCTGAGCCAGAACGCTCTTCGTGCGTCCAGAGACGTGTCGTCTTTCAGACACGGTCTTGTGTTCAGCAACCGTCCTGTGGTCAAGCGAGAAAAAGTGTATCTGCGTGTGGAGCGCTGCATAATGGCATGGCACGGCGCCATTCGTGTCGGATTCACCAACGTGCCACCGGGCTCCGTAACACTTCCTTCCTTGGCCATCCCTGATTTGACGGACCAACCCGGTTACACAGCCATGCTGGTGCCAGAAGAAACTTGCATTCCCGGCTCAGAGATCAGGTTCTGGGTCGGCAGTGATGGATACCTGACTGTCCGAGCTCCCGACGGACTGAAGTACAAAGTTCCGAGTGTAAACCTGAACCTCAACCGGCCAATGTGGGCGCTGATTGACGTGTATGGACAGACTGCTACGGTGCTCTTACTGG gctcaaagaagaaaaatcagttTGGCTTTCATAGATCGTCgtgtcctcttcctcacaccCCTCCGAACCCGACCGAACGCGGTTACGTGGCAATAACGGACGATCTTGTGAAGAAAATTCAGCTAcggaagaaaacagaaaagaccaGAGAAAACACGAACAACTGTCCTCTGGCCTGCCTTGACAACAGATCCAATACAG AACTGGAAACAGAGTGCGTGGTGTGCTTTTCACAGCGTGCCGATACTCTTTTAGGCTGCGGTCACATCTGTATGTGTCTACAGTGTGCTACGAGAGTATATGATCAGTTCGGCAGATGCCCGTTGTGTCGGAGGGAGATTCTTTAG
- the LOC115805737 gene encoding E3 ubiquitin-protein ligase NEURL3-like: protein MGRLRTMIQGLRNWHKCGCFCLGPLTFHTEAVGKLVTLSQNARRASRDVSSPRDGLVFSNRPVVKREKVCLRVERCMMAWHGAIRVGFTNVPPESVKLSSLDSPELTDRPGITAVAVPAETCFPGSKIKFWIESDGLLTIRAANGLKHRAPSVNLDLNRPVWAMIDIYGQTATVLLKGSKKKDQILGVRKSSCPVPYIPPSPSERGYVDKTNKPLECGENMSHSHLRYPENRPNTELYIEQSAVYV from the exons ATGGGACGACTGAGAACGATGATCCAAG ggctACGGAATTGGCATAAGTGTGGATGCTTCTGTCTGGGGCCGTTGACTTTTCACACGGAGGCTGTGGGGAAGCTGGTGACGCTGAGCCAGAACGCTCGTCGCGCGTCCAGAGATGTGTCGTCTCCCAGAGACGGTCTGGTGTTCAGCAACCGTCCTGTGGTCAAGCGAGAAaaagtgtgtttgcgtgtggaGCGCTGTATGATGGCATGGCACGGCGCCATTCGTGTCGGATTCACCAACGTGCCACCGGAATCGGTAAAACTTTCCTCGCTGGACAGTCCTGAACTGACAGACCGACCTGGTATCACAGCCGTGGCAGTGCCTGCAGAAACCTGCTTTCCCGGCTCAAAGATCAAGTTCTGGATCGAAAGCGATGGACTCCTGACTATCCGAGCAGCCAACGGACTGAAGCACAGAGCTCCGAGTGTAAACCTGGACCTCAACCGGCCAGTGTGGGCGATGATTGACATTTATGGACAGACTGCTACGGTGCTCTTAAAGG GTTCAAAGAAGAAAGATCAGATTTTAGGCGTTCGTAAATCGTCGTGTCCTGTTCCTTACATCCCCCCGAGCCCATCCGAGAGGGGTTATGTGGATAAAACGAACAAGCCTCTGGAGTGTGGGGAAAACATGAGCCACAGTCATCTTCGATACCCTGAAAACAGACCAAATACAG AACTGTACATAGAACAAAGCGCAGTGTATGTTTGA